A segment of the Streptomyces sp. XD-27 genome:
TGAGCCGACGGCTCGCGTTCGTCTGACCCCGCGCGGCCGTGGCCGAAGGCCGGCGAGCCGGCCGGTACGGCGGTGGTGCGCCCCGTGCGCCCCGTCCGTACCGGCCGCCGGTTCGGTCAGGCGGCGAGACAGAGGCCGTCGTACTGCGCCGTGGGCGCCGTGCGGCCCCGGCCCACCCGGCTCCGGGCGTACCGGGCCAGCTCGTCCTGGGCGAGCGAGAGCAGGTCGGCGAGGCCGAGCCCGAGGGCCTGGGCGGCGGCCGCGAGCACCTCGGAGGAGCCCTCCTTGCGTCCGCGCTCGAGCTCCGACAGGTACGGCATCGAGATCCGAGCCGCCTCCGCGACGTCCTTCAGCGTGCGCTCCTGGGCGAGCCGCTCGCGCCGCAGCACATCGCCGACGAGGTCGCGCCACAGGGGTTCCCTCGGCGCGGGTGTCTGTGGGGCTCCCGCCGGTCGCTGCGGGGCGCGGGTCGCCCCACCGGAACCGGGCGGCGAGGTCTGCGGGCGCAGGGGGATGACGCGGGCGTCGTTCGGCGCATGAGTACTCACCCCTTCAGCCTAGAGATCCGGGGCGCCGGGGGAAGGGCGCGGCGTTCTGCCCTGGGTGAAGCCGTGCGGGTGGCCAGTGCCGGCCTCCAGGCGTCCGTCAGCGAAGGGAGGAGCTGTACATCCCGCCAAGCTGGCGGATTTCCTGCAGCGGGTACGGGGTCTGCCTGCTCTGGCGCTGGAGCTTGCGGTTGAAGTCGGACATCGCTGCGGCGATCGGGGCGTGCCGGGTGAGGATCGCCGCGGCCTCCTCCGGGATTCCGGTGGGGCGCTTGCCCTCCGCGTAGGCGCGCACCAGCGCGTAGCGACCCTCCTGGTCCTCCCTCTGATATCCGTACAGAGCGGTGACCAGCCAGTTCACCAGATACGTGGCGGTGTAACAGCGGTCGTAGGTCTGATGCCGCTGGATCCGGCGGCGCACCTGCGATCTGCCGCCCCAGTAGGCGACGGCCCGTTCGATGTCGGCCAGTTCTTCGGGCAGGGGCGTTGAGTCCGGCAGCACCCGCCAGTGGTACATCAGGGGGAAGCCCTCGTATTCCGCCGCGAGCACCCAGTTCGTCGTCATGATGTGCACGGCGAGCTCTCGCCAGGCCCCGAAGCCCGGCCCGCCGATGCCGTACTGGCAGAAGACGGGCAGCTCGAACAGGTTCGCCGTGGACCGGAGGTGCTCAGGTTGCCTCTCCGGATCGGTCAGGGGCACCCGCTTCACGAAGACCGGGGTTCCGGCGACCTCCAGCAGAGCCGACGTCCCGCCGATGCCGGTTCCGATCGGCACGGCCGTGTCCACGAGCTTGCTCAGGGCGCGATCACCGCACAAGGCCAGGGATGTGGAGACGGCACTATGGGCGGTCAGACGCGCACCGCGCGACATGTCAGGGAACGTCACTGCCGCCTCCACCTGGCCACCAGCTCAGGCAACGATTTCTGACTGGAGTACTAGCCGCGGACAGCGGCAAGTTGTCCGACGAGCGTGGCGAACGGCATGTCCAGATCCGCGTACAGCTCCGGCGCGATCGGATGGGCGTTGTCGGCGAGGATCTCCACGGCGAGACTGGCGTAGTCGCTCACGATCACCCCCGCCTGCCGCAGCCGCAGAAGTCCGGTCTCCCGCTTGGTCGCGGAGAAGGTGCCGGAGGCGTCGACGGCGACGTAGGCGGTGTGGCCCGCGGCGGTAGCGGCGATCGCGGGGAAGGCGGCGCAGACCTCGAGGGAGACCCCGGCGATGAGGATCTTGTCGCGTCCGGTCGCCTCGATCGCGCTCCGGACGCGGTCGTCGTGCCAGGCGTTCACCGTGCTCCGGTCGATCACCTCGAGGTTTTCCGGCAGTACGGCCCGCAGCTCGGGATGAGGGGTCCCCACATGCCGTCCGCCGCGGTGGTGGTGACGACGACGGGGAGGTTCAGGCGCAGCGCGGCCTTGGCCAGGCAGGTGACATTGTGCTTGAGCTCGTCCACGCCGATGTCGCGTACGCCGGTGAACAGCCCGATCTGGTGATCCACCAGCAGCAGAGCGGCGTTGTCCGCGGTGAGGGACTCGTGGAATGGGTTCGACATCGTCATTTCCCCTGGTCTTACGGGTGGTTGATGGGTGGTCGGCCGTTCGGCGGCCGTGACGACGATGTTTGACCAGCACGCCCCCGCCCCGTAAATGTTTCATCTGTGCCTAAATCCTCGTACGCCGAGTTCGACTTCACCTCCGCCGACCTCGCGCGTCTGAGGTTCGCCTTCTCACCGCTGTCGGAGGCGGTCGCGAGTCTGCGCACGCTGCGGGATCCCGGCCGCCACGCACTGCACCTGCCGTGGATCCGCGCCGTGCGCCCCCGGCTCGCCGGTCTGGACCTGCGACTGCTGTGCGCGCTGGTGCCGCTCGGCCCGTACATCGCCGACTTCCTGACCCCGCCCCCGGCCGGGCCACTGCCGGACGTCACCGCCGAGTTGGAGCTGGTCGCCGCGGCGGACCCGGACGAGGCCGCCCGCGAGGCGGCCCGGGTTCCGGGCGCCGACGCCCCGCCGGTGCGGGAGTTCCTCGCCGATCCGGCCGCGGGGGTGGCCCGCGCGGCCGCCGAGCTGCGGCTGTACTGGGACACGGCGCTGGACCCGTTCTGGCCGCAGATCCGCGGCCTGTTCGAGTCCGAGGTGCTGCGCCGCGCCCGGCAACTGACCCGCGACGGCGCCGGTGCGATGTTCAACGACCTGCACCCGAACATCACCTGGCACGACGGCCGCCTGCGCGTGCGGACCCGCGCCTGGCGGCGCAGCGGACCCCTCGACGGTGACGGCATGATCCTCGTACCGAGCGTCTTCCACTGGCCGGACACGACGGTGATGGCCGAGCCGTACCAGCCGATGCTGGTGTATCCCGCCCCGGGCGTCGCCACGGTCTGGTCGCACGAGACCGTGCCCACAACCGACGCGCTCAGCGCTCTCATCGGCCGCACCCGCGCCCGGATCCTGGTCGCCCTCACCGAGGCGGCCACCACGAGCATCCTGGCGCGCCGGCTGTCCATGGCGCCGGGCGCCATCAGCCAGCACCTCAAGGTGCTGCACGAGAGCGGTCTGGTCATCCGCAACCGCAGCGGACGCGAGGTCTTCTACGAGCGCTCCCCGGTGGGGCACACGCTGTGCGGGGTGCCCTGAGGGCGTGGGCGGTCCGCGGACAGCGGTGTCCGGCGTTGCCGTGGCGCGCAAGACCTGCTGGACGATCGCCGAAGGCCACCGGCGGCTCAGGCAGGACGCGAGGCTGGCGCCGACGGGACGTGGTGGGGACCGGTTCCAGGCGGGGCCGGGCCCCCGGCGGCGGCGGAGCGGCGGTGCCCCTGCCGCACCCGCGCCCCGCCGCCCCGCGGTCAGCGGGAGACGGCCGCCACGCCCGCCTCGGCGTACTTCTCGTCCAGGTCACCACTCGGCGCCCCGGCGACGCCGATGCCCGCGATGGGGGCGCCGGCCGCCTTGACCGGTGCGCCGCCTGCCAGGAAGAGGGTGCCGGGGATGTCCTTGAGGTTCGGCGCCTGCTCCAGGCGCTTGGCCAGCTCGGAGGTCGGGGCGTTCCAGGAGACGGCGGTGAACGCCTTCCGCTCGGCCGAGGCGTACGACTGCGGTCCTGCGCCGTCGCCACGCAACGTGACCACCGTGTTGCCGTTGCGGTCGACCACGGCGACGGACACCTTCTGGCCGTCCTTCTCCGCCGCGTGCAGGGCTGCCTGCGCGGCGCGGGTGGCGGCGTCGGCCGACAGGTGCGTGGACCGGGTCAGATCCGCGCCGCCCGCCTCGGTCCGCGCCGGGGCGGCCTGGGGTGCGGCCGGGGCGGCTGGGGCGGCGGTGGCGGAGACGGCGCCGAAAGCGACCGCGCCGACCAGCGCGGTGGCGGCGGCTCCGGTCAGCATGCGGGCACGCGGGGACAGCTTCTTCATCGGGGGCTCCTGGGGCTCGGTGCTGGGCGACGGGCTCGGCACGAAGGGCCGGCACGGGCGGAACCGGTCCGCCGTGGCTCCATCCTCGAAGCGGGGCGGGGTCCGGGGCATCGGCGTACCGGCTGCCCCGGCCGTGCATGATGGGGGATACCGGCATCAGCCGATCGGTTGATGCGGGACGCTCCCGGCCCGGGTTACGACTGCTGGGAGAGCCCCGGCAAGGAGACGTACGTGCGCAGCAAGAGACCCCCGGCAGCGGATCCGGACGCCCGCTGGCTGGGCCCGGTGATGCATACGGCGTTCTTCCTGCTGCTGGGGGCCTCGCTGGCGCGCTTCCTGCTCCGGCACCCCGGGGAGCCCCGTACACCCTGGGTCATCGCGCTCGGCGCCGCGCTGCTGACGCTGTACGCGCTGGGGCCGGTCCTGGGCCCGCAGTCCACCGACTGCGGGCCGCAGTCCACGGACCGCGGGCCGCACGGCGGGTCTTGGTCGCCCCCTCCCCCGTCGCCCCCTTCCCCATCGCCCCCCTCCCCGTCGCGCGCCGGGCGGCCCCCGCTTCCGGGCCGGTTCGGCGCGGTCGTCGTGATCTGGGTGGTGCTCGTGCTGCTCGCGCCGAGCTTCGCCTGGTGCGCCGTGCCGCTGTTCTACACGGGGCTGCGCACGCTGCCCGTGCGGGCGGCCTTGCTGCTGGTCGCGCTCCTCACCGCGTTCGTCGTCGGCGCCCAGCTGCGGCTCGCGGGCGGCTTCGACCCGTATCTGCTGCTGGCCCCACCCGCCGTGGCCGCCATCGCCACGGCGGTCTTCCTGCACATGGAGCGGCAGGCCGCCCGGCAGCGTGCGCTGATCGACGACCTGATCCGTACCCGGGAGGAGCTGGCCGCCACCGAGCGGCGCGAGGGGACGCTCGCCGAGAGGCAGCGGCTGTCCATGGAGATCCACGACACGCTGGCGCAGGGGCTGTCCAGCCAGCAGATGCTGCTCCAGGCCGCCGACCGCACCTGGGCCGACGCCCCGGAGACCGCGCGCCGCCACGTCCGTACGGCCACCGAGATCGCCGCCCGTAACCTGGCCGAGGCGCGCCGTTTCGTGCACGACCTGGCCCCGGCGGAGCTGGCGGGCGGTGTGCCGCTGCACGAGGCGCTACGGCTGCTCGCCGCGCGCGAGCGGGGCCCCGGACTGGAGGTCCGGTTCCACCTCGACGGCGCCCCGGCCCCGCTGCCGGACCGGGTGCAGTCCGCGCTGCTGCGCATCGCCCAGGGTGCGCTGGCCAACGTCCGCGAGCACTCCGGCGCGACGACCGCCGCCGTGACGCTGAGCTTCCTGGGCGACCAGGTGGTGCTCGACGTCGCCGACGACGGGCGGGGCTTCGACACGGCCGCCGGCGGGCCCCGGCCGGTCGCGGAGGCCCGCCCGGCCGGGGAGACCCGCCCGGCCGGGGCAGCGCGCCCCGTCGCGGGCCGGGGGCACGGACTGCCCGCGATGCGCGCCCGTGCGGCACAGCTCGGCGGCGCCCTCACCATCGAATCCGCGCCGGGCGAGGGCACCGTCCTGTCCGCCGCCCTCCCCTGGAGCCCGCCCTATGACCGCCTCCCCCTCCGACGGCGGCTCGACGGCCCCGCCCGCCCCCGTGCGGATCCTGCTCTGTGACGACCACGCCGTGGTACGGGCGGGACTGCGGGCGCTGCTCGGCAGCGCGCCCGGCATCGAGGTCGTCGGCGAGGCCGGTCACGGCGAGGAGGCGGTCACCATGGCCGCCGTGCTGCGGCCCGACGTGGTCCTGATGGATCTTCAACTCGGTGCCGGGATCAACGGGATCGAAGCCACCCGCCGGATCGCCGCGGCCGGGCCCGGCGCCCCGCACGTCCTGGTGCTCACCACGTACGACACGGACGCCGACATCACCCGTGCCATCGAGGCCGGAGCCACCGGCTATCTGCTCAAGGCCGAACGCCCCGAGGAGCTGTTCGCCGCGATCCGGGCCGCCGCCGCAGGCCGTACGGCGCTGTCCCCGCCCGTCGCCCAGCGGGTCATGGCGCAGATGCGGCGGCCGCGCTCCGCCCTCACCGACCGGGAGCTCGACATCCTCGGCCAGCTCGCCCGCGGGCTGGGCAACCGGGAGATCGCCCGCGCCCTGTTCATCAGCGAGGCCACGGTCAAGACCCATCTGGGCCGGATCTACGGCAAGTTGGGAGTGGACACCCGGGCGGGCGCGGTCGCGGTCGCCAAGGAGCAGCGACTGCTGCCGTGACCCCGGCGGCCGACGGTGACCGCGTGGTGGGCGCCGTCGGGCCGGCGGACCGCGACGGCGTCGGTCGGTACCCCATCCGGCAGCGGCCGATGCAGATCCTTGACTGACCACGGCTGGGATCACGACTGCTACCGCCGTCAGGTGTGGGCCCGAGGCATCAAGCCGGTGATCGCTCTCGCGGCGCGGAGCCGCCTGAAACCCGCATTGCGTGAGGAGTTCTCAGCCGCTGACGGACACGGCGAAGCCGACGGCTTCGGTACGGCCTCGCGTGCCGCGCAAGTCTTGCCTGGTGCCCAAGCTGTACGTCTCACGGGCCATCAGCGCCCTGCGCAAGGCAGCGGCCCTGCCCGAGGACCGCCTGACCGCTCTGAAGCACGCCGGCGAACTGTTCGCCACCGGAACCGTGGCCGGCCCGACCGCCACCGAGTACGCGACCGCTGTCTGCCGCATGTCCGGCACCCCGCTGACCAACGTCCGCACGGCGATCCACAGCATCCGCGCCTGCGCCGCCGAGGCGTACCGCAGCGCGCAGGCCGCTCGCCCGGTCGGCGCGGTGAACGACTGGCGCGACCCGCCGGCCCGCACCGGCCGGGCGGTGTGGACCCGCCGCGGGGACGTGCTCGCCCTGCACGCCCCCGGAAACCACCCCGCCGTCCACACGACGTGGCTGGAGGCCCTGGCCCTGGGCGAACGTCCCGGGCTCGCCGACGGCGAACCGTGCACCTTCGACCCGCCCTCCCCCTGGACCACCTTCTGGGTCATCGATCCGGACACCCGCGAGCGCGTCGCATACGGCCGGCGCGGTCAAGTCGTCATGAACCACGTCAGCAAGGGCTTCCTGTTGCCCAACAACCTGGAACGCGACACGGCCATCCGCTCCCAGCCCCCCCCCGACGGCACGACCGCGACCGACTCGGTGAGCACGGTCAAACCACTCGAGACCGTTGGGGACAAGCGCGTCATCGAGGGCGTGTACCAGCTACTTCTTCAGGGGCACGTAGCCAGGCGACTCCCACCAAGTCCTCGATGGTGATCGGCATCTTGCGGAACCGGCGTCCCGTCGCATGGTGCACCGCGTTCGCGATGGCCGCCGCCACCCCCGCCTGGCCGATCTCGCCGACGCCCTTGACTCCGAGCGGATTGACGACGGCGTCCTCCACCTCGATGAGGTCGACGTCGATGTCGGGTACATCGGCGTTGACCGGTACGAGGTACTCCGCGAGGCTGGTGTTGGCCCAGCGGCCGGTGGCCGTGTCCATGTGGGTCGCCTCCAGGAGTGCCTGGCTCTGGCCCCAGATCATGCCGCCCATGAGCTGGCTGCGGGCCATTTCGGCGTTGAGGATCCGGCCCGGCGCGAAGGCGCCGGCCATCCGGCGGACCCGGATCAGGCCGAGCTCCGGGTCGACGCCGACCTCGGCGAACTGGGCGCCGAAGGTGACCATCGCCCAGGGCGCGTCCCGCGGTGGCGGGCCCCACGCTCCCGTGACCTCGACGTCCGGCAGGAGATTCCGTTGCAGCAGCGCGGCGTAGCTCTCGCCGGTCTCCGGGGCGGAGCGCAGCCGCATCCTTCCGTCCCGCACCACGACGTCCTTCACATGCGCCCCGTACAGTGGCGATCCGGGATCGGCCACGGCTTGGGCGATCAGCTGGTCGCGCAGCGCCGTACCGGCCGTGTGTACGGCCGCGCTCACCATCCCCGCCCCTGCCGATCCCACGGCCGACGCCACGTGCGGCAGATCGGTGTCCCCACCCGTGAACCGGCACAGATCGACCGGCAGGCCCAGAGCCTCGGCGGTGACCTGGGTCATGGAGGTCAGGGCCCCGGTGCCGATGTCGGTGACGGCGGCCTGGACGACGGCCGTACCGTCGGCGTGGATGCGGGCCCGGGCCCGCACCGGGTTGTACGGCTCGAAAACCGGATAGGCCGCGGTCGCCATGCCCAGCCCGATCAGCCATGGCCCGTCCCGCTGCGGCGGGTCGGCCCGCCGGTGCCAGCCGATCCGCTCGGCGCCGCGCTGGTAGCACTCGCGAAGCCCCTTGCTGCTCCAGGGGCGTCCGGTCTCGGGGTCGGTCTCCGCGTAGTTGCGCAGCCGCAGCTGAAGCGGGTCGATCCCCGCCCGCTCGGCGAGCTCGTCCATGGCGCACTCCAGCGACAGCAGGCCGGTGGCCACGCCCGCGCAGCGGGTGAACGTCGGGGTCATGGTGTTCGCGTGGATGAGCCGGTAGACGCGCTCGAATGCGGGACAGGCGTACAGCTTGCCGGACAGTTCCAGCGAGGGCTCGGCGAAGTCGTCGAACGGGGAGGTGAGGGAGAGCTTGTGGTGGCGTACGGCGGTGAGCCGCCCCTGGTCGTCGGCGCCGAGGGTGACACGGTGCTCCTGCTCCTCGCGGTGGCCGCAGGAGGAGAACATCTGCTCACGGGTGACGGCGAGCCGTACGGGGCGTCCCACGGCGCGGGCCGCCAGCGCGGCCAGGGTGGCGTGGTGCCAGACCTGGCCTTTGCACCCGAAGCTGCCACCGGTGTAGTGGCTGATGACCCGGACCCGGCTGTGCGGGATGCCGAGCAGCGCGGCGACGGTGTGCTGAGGGGCCGTCACGCCGTGCGTGGTGTCGTACAGGGTGAGCCGGTCGTCCTCCCAGGAGGCGGTGGCGGCGTGGGTCTCGATGGGGTTGTGGTGGTTCGCCGCGAACGAGTAGGTGCTCTCCACGATGGCGGCGGCCCGGGCCAGCCCGGCGGAGACGTCGCCCCGCTCGGAGCGCCCGGGGACGAACCCGGCGGAGACGTCCCCGCGCTCGGAGCGGCCGGGGACGAACCCGACGAAGACCGTCTCGAGCTCGTAGGCGGCGTCCCTCCCCTGGTCGATGACGGTGACCGCGGGCTCCTCGGCGTACTCCACGCGGACGAGCCGGGAGGCGTGCAGCGCGCGGACGTAGGTGTCGGCGACCGCCATCGCCACGTGCTGCCCCGCGTAGTGGACCCGGTCGCCCTGCATCGGGAAGAACGTCTCGCCCGGTGCGGCGGTTCCCTCCAGGGACGGGACCAGAGGAGGCTGCCCAACGATCTTGCCGATGGTGTCGTGGGTCAGGACGGCGATGACGCCGATGGCCCGCTCCGCCTCCGAGATGTCGATGGCGGTGATGCGGCCGTGGGCGATGCGCGCGCCGACCAGGACCGCGTGGGCGAGGCCGGGCAGCGGGATCTCCGCCGCGTAATGCGCTGCACCGATGACCTTGACCGGGCCGTCCACCCGGTCCAGGGGGCGGCCGATGGGACCGGCGGAGACAGCGGGCGTGGTGCTGTCGGAAGCGGTGGGCATGGTGCTGTCGGAGGCGGCGGGCATAGTGCTCATGACGCGCTCCCGGTGAGGGTCCGGAGTGCCCGGACGATGGTGCGCCGTGCCAGTTCGGGCTTGAAGGCGTTCATGGGGGTGGTCAGAGCGGGGGCCAGCTCCTCCTCGGCCGCCCGCGTGAAACTCTCGTCCGTGGCGGGGGCGCCCCGCAGGACGGCCTCGGCGCGGTGGGCCCGCCAGGGCCTGGTGGCCACGCCGCCCAGGGCGATCCGTACGTCGCTGATCGCCCCGTCCATCACGCTGAGCGTGGCGGCGACGGAGACCAGTGCGAACGCGTCCCGCGGTGGCGCACCTTGAGATACAGCGAGCGGCGCGCCATCGGGAGGGCGGGCACCTCGATGGCGGTGATCAGCTCGCCGTGCTCCAGCGGATGTTCGCGGTCCGGCGTGGACCCCGGCTCAAGGAAGAACTCCCCGAAGGCGTACCGCCGTTCGCCGACCAGAGTACGGGTGTGGATGACGGCGTCGAGGGCGGCGAGCGGGACGGCCACATCGGAGGGGTGTGTGGCAATGCAGTGTTCGCTGGTGCCCAGGACGGCGTGGCCGCGGCTGACGCCGAGCAGCGCGGAACAGCCGGTGCCCGGCTCGCGCTTGTTGCACGCGGCCTGGTGGTCCCGGTAGTAGCCGCAGCGCACGGCCTGCATCATGTTGCCGCCCATGGAGGTCATATGGCGTAGCTGCGCGGAGGCGCCCAGCTCCAGCGCCTGCGCGACCATGGGAAATCGCTCCCGTACGGTCGGCGACTCGGCGGTGTCGCTCATCCGGGCGAGCGCGCCGATGCGCAACCCTCCGTCCGGCAGCTCCTCGATGCCGGTGAGCGGCAGTCGGTTGACGTCGACCAGGCGGCGCGGCGTGCGGACGTGCTGGCGCAGCAGATCGACCTCGGTGGTGCCGCCCGCGAGGAAGGCGCTGCCGGGGTCGCCCCGGACGGCACGGACGGCCGCCTCCACGCTGTCGGCCCGCAGATAGCTGATGGGATGCATGACGATCTTCAAGCCCCCTCAGACCCGCTCGCGCGCGGCGCGAATGGCCGCTCTGATGTTGAGGTACGCGGCGCATCGGCAGATGTTGCCGCTCATCCACTCCTTGATCTCCGCGTCGCTGGAGGCGTGTCCCTCCTGGACGCAGGCGACCGCCGACACGATCTGCCCCGGGGTGCAGTAGCCGCACCGGAAGGCGTCGTGCGCGATGAACTCCTCCTGCATGGGGTTCGCACACCGGTGATCACCGGTGGCTTCACTCCCCCGCACCAGCCTCCAGCGGAAAGATCGCGCTAAGCGCGCTCCGTGAGCAACTCCGCCAGGCGGTCCGCGAATTGGGTGATCCAGTCCAATCGTGGTCCGCTGCGGGCGATACGGAATCCGTGGCGGCGACCCCAGAACGCAGCCTGGACAGCATGGAACAGGGCCCAACGCTGGACGCGTTCGCGATCGAGTTCCGCGGCCTCGGCGAAGATATCCAGGATGCGGTGGACGGCCTTACGTAGATCGTCCGCTTCGAGGAGCGTCAGCGCGCGCGACTTGAGGAGTGTGCCGCCGTCGTAGGCGGGGTCTCCTGCGTACCCCTTGGGGTCGACGGCCAGCCATGGCTCTCGGTCGGCGGGGAGGATGTTTCCGGCGTGGAGGTCGCCATGGATCAGGCGGTCCGGCTGGACACGGCCCAGCTCGCGGACGGTCGCCACGGCGGCGTCCACTACGTAACGCGGCAGTGTGTGGGTCAGCTCCCGGTCGTCCTTGCGGAGTTGCTCCTCCCAGGCATCGGCCTGCTGCCTCAGCCGGGGCAGGCCAGGCGGCGCGGGGACGGCCAGCCGACGATTGATCCGCCCCGCGACCAGCACCACCTCATCGCCGTCCTCGACCTCCGCCAGCGTCGACGTCCGGACCCGTTCCAGCAGCATCGCGAAACGCTCGTCGTCGCGCTCGTACAGCAGGACAGCTCCGCGCCCGCCCCATGCCTCGAACGCGTCCGGCTCGTGAACGTTACCGGGGTGCGGAAACGACACCTTCAACACAGCCGCCCCTTCGGCCCGCCGCCTCACCGGCACGACGAGCCCGACACCCCCATGCATGGCCTCGCCATCCAGCACGCACCCCCAACACCCCAGCAATTCCTCCACAATCCGCGGAAGCGCGGCCAGCCAATCCGCTCCCGGCTCCCCTTCACGCTCGATAGTGCTCCGCGTGAACGCCTCTGGTATCCCGACCATCCGGGCACCTTACGCGCCGCCCCCACACCCTCACCCAGCCGAGCCCAAGCCGACCACTACCGCCACCAGACAGACCACCGACCATGAAGATCACGACCTACAACTGGAGTAAGACGTCGTTGCATTTGGCGACGGGTGTGCAGCCTGCCGGTGATGGGAGACCTGTGCGTCACTCCGGCGTGCAGGAGCGAAATCGGCGAAGTAGCTCACGAGCGGTAGGGCTCTCGGCGTTGAAGGTCTGGCCCTGTTGTTCGGTTGGAACGTCTGGGCCCCAGATGCGCGCTCCGTGACAGCGGAAGCAGAAGGCGACCTCGAAGAGCAGCTC
Coding sequences within it:
- a CDS encoding sensor histidine kinase, with translation MHTAFFLLLGASLARFLLRHPGEPRTPWVIALGAALLTLYALGPVLGPQSTDCGPQSTDRGPHGGSWSPPPPSPPSPSPPSPSRAGRPPLPGRFGAVVVIWVVLVLLAPSFAWCAVPLFYTGLRTLPVRAALLLVALLTAFVVGAQLRLAGGFDPYLLLAPPAVAAIATAVFLHMERQAARQRALIDDLIRTREELAATERREGTLAERQRLSMEIHDTLAQGLSSQQMLLQAADRTWADAPETARRHVRTATEIAARNLAEARRFVHDLAPAELAGGVPLHEALRLLAARERGPGLEVRFHLDGAPAPLPDRVQSALLRIAQGALANVREHSGATTAAVTLSFLGDQVVLDVADDGRGFDTAAGGPRPVAEARPAGETRPAGAARPVAGRGHGLPAMRARAAQLGGALTIESAPGEGTVLSAALPWSPPYDRLPLRRRLDGPARPRADPAL
- a CDS encoding DUF5937 family protein, whose amino-acid sequence is MPKSSYAEFDFTSADLARLRFAFSPLSEAVASLRTLRDPGRHALHLPWIRAVRPRLAGLDLRLLCALVPLGPYIADFLTPPPAGPLPDVTAELELVAAADPDEAAREAARVPGADAPPVREFLADPAAGVARAAAELRLYWDTALDPFWPQIRGLFESEVLRRARQLTRDGAGAMFNDLHPNITWHDGRLRVRTRAWRRSGPLDGDGMILVPSVFHWPDTTVMAEPYQPMLVYPAPGVATVWSHETVPTTDALSALIGRTRARILVALTEAATTSILARRLSMAPGAISQHLKVLHESGLVIRNRSGREVFYERSPVGHTLCGVP
- a CDS encoding response regulator transcription factor, with translation MTASPSDGGSTAPPAPVRILLCDDHAVVRAGLRALLGSAPGIEVVGEAGHGEEAVTMAAVLRPDVVLMDLQLGAGINGIEATRRIAAAGPGAPHVLVLTTYDTDADITRAIEAGATGYLLKAERPEELFAAIRAAAAGRTALSPPVAQRVMAQMRRPRSALTDRELDILGQLARGLGNREIARALFISEATVKTHLGRIYGKLGVDTRAGAVAVAKEQRLLP
- a CDS encoding RodZ family helix-turn-helix domain-containing protein, which produces MSTHAPNDARVIPLRPQTSPPGSGGATRAPQRPAGAPQTPAPREPLWRDLVGDVLRRERLAQERTLKDVAEAARISMPYLSELERGRKEGSSEVLAAAAQALGLGLADLLSLAQDELARYARSRVGRGRTAPTAQYDGLCLAA
- a CDS encoding (2Fe-2S)-binding protein, with the translated sequence MRGSEATGDHRCANPMQEEFIAHDAFRCGYCTPGQIVSAVACVQEGHASSDAEIKEWMSGNICRCAAYLNIRAAIRAARERV
- a CDS encoding isochorismatase family protein, with product MGTPHPELRAVLPENLEVIDRSTVNAWHDDRVRSAIEATGRDKILIAGVSLEVCAAFPAIAATAAGHTAYVAVDASGTFSATKRETGLLRLRQAGVIVSDYASLAVEILADNAHPIAPELYADLDMPFATLVGQLAAVRG
- a CDS encoding xanthine dehydrogenase family protein molybdopterin-binding subunit; its protein translation is MSTMPAASDSTMPTASDSTTPAVSAGPIGRPLDRVDGPVKVIGAAHYAAEIPLPGLAHAVLVGARIAHGRITAIDISEAERAIGVIAVLTHDTIGKIVGQPPLVPSLEGTAAPGETFFPMQGDRVHYAGQHVAMAVADTYVRALHASRLVRVEYAEEPAVTVIDQGRDAAYELETVFVGFVPGRSERGDVSAGFVPGRSERGDVSAGLARAAAIVESTYSFAANHHNPIETHAATASWEDDRLTLYDTTHGVTAPQHTVAALLGIPHSRVRVISHYTGGSFGCKGQVWHHATLAALAARAVGRPVRLAVTREQMFSSCGHREEQEHRVTLGADDQGRLTAVRHHKLSLTSPFDDFAEPSLELSGKLYACPAFERVYRLIHANTMTPTFTRCAGVATGLLSLECAMDELAERAGIDPLQLRLRNYAETDPETGRPWSSKGLRECYQRGAERIGWHRRADPPQRDGPWLIGLGMATAAYPVFEPYNPVRARARIHADGTAVVQAAVTDIGTGALTSMTQVTAEALGLPVDLCRFTGGDTDLPHVASAVGSAGAGMVSAAVHTAGTALRDQLIAQAVADPGSPLYGAHVKDVVVRDGRMRLRSAPETGESYAALLQRNLLPDVEVTGAWGPPPRDAPWAMVTFGAQFAEVGVDPELGLIRVRRMAGAFAPGRILNAEMARSQLMGGMIWGQSQALLEATHMDTATGRWANTSLAEYLVPVNADVPDIDVDLIEVEDAVVNPLGVKGVGEIGQAGVAAAIANAVHHATGRRFRKMPITIEDLVGVAWLRAPEEVAGTRPR
- a CDS encoding heme-binding protein, with the translated sequence MKKLSPRARMLTGAAATALVGAVAFGAVSATAAPAAPAAPQAAPARTEAGGADLTRSTHLSADAATRAAQAALHAAEKDGQKVSVAVVDRNGNTVVTLRGDGAGPQSYASAERKAFTAVSWNAPTSELAKRLEQAPNLKDIPGTLFLAGGAPVKAAGAPIAGIGVAGAPSGDLDEKYAEAGVAAVSR
- a CDS encoding aminoglycoside phosphotransferase family protein; protein product: MVGIPEAFTRSTIEREGEPGADWLAALPRIVEELLGCWGCVLDGEAMHGGVGLVVPVRRRAEGAAVLKVSFPHPGNVHEPDAFEAWGGRGAVLLYERDDERFAMLLERVRTSTLAEVEDGDEVVLVAGRINRRLAVPAPPGLPRLRQQADAWEEQLRKDDRELTHTLPRYVVDAAVATVRELGRVQPDRLIHGDLHAGNILPADREPWLAVDPKGYAGDPAYDGGTLLKSRALTLLEADDLRKAVHRILDIFAEAAELDRERVQRWALFHAVQAAFWGRRHGFRIARSGPRLDWITQFADRLAELLTERA
- a CDS encoding xanthine dehydrogenase family protein subunit M encodes the protein MHPISYLRADSVEAAVRAVRGDPGSAFLAGGTTEVDLLRQHVRTPRRLVDVNRLPLTGIEELPDGGLRIGALARMSDTAESPTVRERFPMVAQALELGASAQLRHMTSMGGNMMQAVRCGYYRDHQAACNKREPGTGCSALLGVSRGHAVLGTSEHCIATHPSDVAVPLAALDAVIHTRTLVGERRYAFGEFFLEPGSTPDREHPLEHGELITAIEVPALPMARRSLYLKVRHRGTRSHWSPSPPRSA